The proteins below come from a single Halostagnicola larsenii XH-48 genomic window:
- a CDS encoding polysaccharide deacetylase family protein — MKRRTYLVTAAGAVALAGCAGSGGDPDEEDEDDPNDDTPEDHGGDGPDDETGTFDDFEDLDYWFTKEGSMSADEDRSLVGSQSVKLESAMSDERVMISRTFDSPQDFSDQVPGMAVASDIILNPIIQLSDDSGDRIEYRGRVDPDLPLMRYNFGVSKIVGDPNVSEITSIQITTWTGTEKERTFWCDDLFFVPRLETGTVMVQFDYGHETTYTEAYPVLEEYDIPATAFVNTNYVGSDSRMDLEQLEELHDDGWTIASQSATTADLTESDDPAAQIEAGVEWLEDNGFEDGAGYFAYPLGRFDEAAVDAVESHHDLGFANGYGVGGEIANPQLCPRVGNPDADDAAQLLERTAEMNGLTTIYYNELDDDRLDSLEETMATLSEMASDGDLEVVLPSDVEEKYVF; from the coding sequence ATGAAACGACGAACCTATCTCGTGACGGCGGCCGGTGCGGTCGCGCTTGCAGGCTGTGCGGGTTCGGGTGGAGACCCGGACGAAGAAGACGAAGACGATCCGAACGACGATACGCCAGAAGACCACGGTGGCGACGGCCCCGACGACGAGACTGGGACCTTCGACGACTTCGAGGACCTCGATTACTGGTTCACCAAGGAAGGGTCCATGTCCGCCGACGAAGACCGATCGTTAGTCGGTTCTCAATCGGTCAAACTCGAGTCAGCCATGTCCGACGAGCGCGTGATGATCTCGCGCACGTTCGACTCCCCACAGGACTTCTCCGATCAGGTTCCCGGAATGGCGGTCGCTTCGGACATCATTTTGAATCCGATCATCCAGCTTTCGGACGACAGCGGTGACCGGATCGAGTATCGCGGTCGGGTCGACCCCGACCTGCCGTTGATGCGATACAACTTCGGCGTCAGCAAGATCGTCGGCGATCCGAACGTCTCCGAGATCACCTCCATTCAGATCACGACCTGGACGGGCACCGAGAAGGAGCGAACGTTCTGGTGTGACGACCTCTTCTTCGTTCCACGCCTCGAGACGGGGACGGTGATGGTGCAGTTCGACTACGGGCATGAGACGACCTACACCGAGGCCTACCCGGTCCTCGAGGAGTACGACATTCCGGCGACGGCGTTCGTCAACACCAACTACGTCGGGAGCGACTCCCGCATGGACCTCGAACAGCTCGAGGAACTGCACGACGACGGCTGGACGATCGCCAGTCAGTCGGCGACGACCGCCGACCTGACCGAGTCCGACGATCCGGCCGCTCAGATCGAGGCCGGCGTCGAGTGGCTCGAGGACAACGGCTTCGAGGACGGTGCCGGCTACTTCGCGTACCCGCTCGGCCGGTTCGACGAAGCCGCTGTCGATGCCGTCGAAAGCCACCACGACCTCGGATTCGCGAACGGGTACGGCGTCGGCGGCGAGATCGCGAACCCGCAACTCTGCCCGCGCGTCGGCAATCCGGATGCAGACGACGCAGCGCAGTTGCTCGAGCGAACCGCCGAGATGAACGGCCTCACGACGATTTACTACAACGAACTCGACGATGACCGTCTCGACTCCCTCGAGGAGACGATGGCAACGCTCAGCGAGATGGCGTCGGATGGCGACCTCGAGGTTGTTCTCCCGAGCGACGTCGAAGAAAAGTACGTGTTTTAA
- a CDS encoding sulfurtransferase gives MATDYANDVLVTADWVEDRLDQFESDDSDLRLVEVDVDTEAYDEAHAPGAIGFNWETQLQDQTRRDILEKEDFEDLLGSHGISEDSTVVLYGDNSNWFAAYTYWQFKYYGHDEVYLLDGGREYWLENDYPTTDEEPDFPAVEYDAAGPRESIRAYREDVENAIERGVPLVDVRSPEEFRGDILAPPGLQETAQRGGHVPGAQNISWAAVTDDDGLFKSQEELEELYAEKGIDGDETTVAYCRIGERSSVAWFALHELLGYEDAVNYDGSWTEWGNLVNAPVETGEADN, from the coding sequence ATGGCAACAGACTACGCCAACGACGTACTCGTAACGGCTGATTGGGTCGAAGACCGACTCGACCAGTTCGAAAGTGACGATTCCGACCTCCGATTGGTCGAAGTCGACGTTGACACGGAGGCCTACGACGAGGCCCACGCACCGGGCGCAATCGGATTCAACTGGGAAACCCAGCTTCAGGATCAGACGCGACGAGACATCCTCGAGAAGGAAGACTTCGAAGACCTTCTGGGCAGCCACGGCATCTCCGAGGACTCGACCGTCGTCCTCTACGGTGACAACTCCAACTGGTTCGCCGCCTACACCTACTGGCAGTTCAAGTACTACGGCCACGACGAGGTCTATCTGCTCGACGGCGGCCGCGAATATTGGCTCGAGAACGACTATCCGACGACCGACGAGGAGCCGGACTTCCCGGCCGTCGAGTACGACGCGGCAGGACCGCGCGAGAGCATCCGCGCCTACCGCGAAGACGTCGAGAACGCGATCGAACGCGGCGTTCCGCTCGTCGACGTTCGTTCCCCGGAGGAGTTCCGCGGGGACATCCTCGCGCCGCCAGGACTCCAGGAGACGGCCCAGCGCGGCGGTCACGTCCCCGGTGCCCAGAACATTTCCTGGGCGGCGGTCACGGACGACGACGGCCTGTTCAAGAGCCAGGAGGAACTCGAGGAACTCTACGCCGAGAAGGGCATCGACGGCGACGAGACGACCGTCGCTTACTGCCGAATCGGCGAGCGATCGTCCGTTGCCTGGTTCGCACTGCACGAGCTACTCGGCTACGAGGACGCCGTCAACTACGACGGATCCTGGACCGAGTGGGGTAATCTCGTCAATGCGCCGGTAGAGACAGGCGAAGCCGACAACTGA
- a CDS encoding sulfurtransferase, with translation MDDAYVVSPEWTAAHLEDPSIRLVDVRDAWEFDAIGHIPGAVNVPFDSYRDETSDEPGTLPDASAFADLLEGVGIEPDDTIVAYDDMHGVFAARFVLTARVYGHEDVRLLDGDFSAWNRERETTTDEPELESSSYEPDPLSAEESPLIDLEGVEAALERDAIFVDTRERDEYEEARLPGAVRFDWREVVDDETRRLKPESELEELLAEHGVTPDREIVLYCNTARRISHTYVVLRALGYENIAFYEGSLSEWIAADGVLETGSE, from the coding sequence ATGGACGACGCCTACGTCGTTTCGCCGGAGTGGACCGCAGCGCACCTCGAGGATCCGTCGATTCGTCTCGTCGACGTTAGAGACGCCTGGGAGTTCGACGCCATCGGACACATTCCGGGTGCGGTCAACGTCCCGTTCGACAGCTATCGCGACGAGACGAGCGACGAACCGGGAACGCTTCCGGACGCGTCGGCGTTCGCCGACCTGCTCGAGGGCGTTGGAATCGAACCCGACGACACCATCGTCGCCTACGACGACATGCACGGCGTGTTCGCCGCGCGGTTCGTCCTGACCGCGCGCGTCTACGGCCACGAAGACGTTCGGCTCCTCGACGGCGATTTCAGCGCGTGGAATCGCGAGCGCGAGACGACGACCGACGAGCCCGAACTCGAGTCCTCGAGCTACGAGCCGGATCCGCTGTCCGCCGAGGAGAGCCCGCTGATCGATCTCGAAGGGGTCGAAGCCGCGCTCGAGCGCGACGCGATCTTCGTCGACACCCGCGAGCGAGACGAGTACGAAGAAGCCCGCCTGCCCGGCGCGGTTCGGTTCGACTGGCGCGAGGTCGTCGACGACGAGACGCGCCGACTCAAACCCGAATCCGAACTCGAGGAACTGCTCGCCGAGCACGGAGTCACGCCCGACCGCGAAATCGTCCTCTACTGTAACACGGCGCGGCGGATCAGCCACACCTACGTCGTCCTCCGGGCGCTCGGCTACGAGAACATCGCGTTCTACGAGGGGAGCCTCTCGGAGTGGATCGCGGCGGACGGCGTGCTCGAGACCGGCAGCGAGTAG
- a CDS encoding dihydrolipoyl dehydrogenase, whose translation MEDYDIVVLGGGSGSQVATAAAEKGLEAAVLEPGPLGGACITRGCVPSKGLIHRADVITEIRRADRLGIDADVTDVAYGEITDAIHETVFEKAGNQRESLEANDRITLYDAAGRFVDERTVELVDPESEDGGADADGRRIRGEDVIVAVGSRPTEPPIDGLVDLEYLTSDDALYLEERPDRLVIVGGGYIGAELGYFFGALGTEVSIVGRSDQLVPREDDDVSAVVTDSLERYCDLYTGFEATAVSSRNGGVSVTVEPTENRDNGDTTEELEADGLLVAAGRRPNADTLDLEETGLETADDGSVPVDETLETDVDGIWALGDVTGQFPFKHIADYEAEIVSANVLDDQQRAVEYTGVPHAIFTSPQVASMGHTESELAAADREYDAATVPYGTAPMGMVLEADDGFVKVLAAPDGEILGCHIVGPQASTLIHEVAVAVQRGDGTVADIAETVHVHPALNEVVLAAFDEVASRPYSTTPDWRDVSGL comes from the coding sequence ATGGAAGACTACGACATCGTCGTCCTCGGGGGCGGATCCGGCTCGCAGGTCGCGACGGCAGCGGCCGAGAAGGGACTCGAGGCGGCCGTCCTCGAACCCGGCCCGCTCGGCGGGGCCTGCATCACCCGCGGCTGCGTACCTTCGAAGGGGCTCATCCACCGCGCGGACGTCATCACGGAGATCCGCCGCGCGGATCGGCTCGGGATCGACGCCGACGTGACCGACGTCGCATACGGTGAGATAACCGACGCGATCCACGAGACGGTTTTCGAAAAGGCGGGTAACCAGCGCGAGAGCCTCGAGGCGAACGATCGGATCACGCTCTACGACGCGGCGGGTCGGTTCGTCGACGAGCGAACGGTCGAACTCGTCGATCCCGAAAGCGAGGACGGCGGTGCCGACGCCGACGGACGGCGGATCCGGGGCGAGGACGTGATCGTCGCCGTCGGTTCGAGACCGACGGAGCCGCCGATCGACGGCCTCGTGGACCTCGAGTACCTGACCAGCGACGACGCGCTGTACCTCGAGGAACGGCCCGATCGGCTCGTGATCGTCGGCGGCGGTTACATCGGAGCCGAACTCGGCTACTTCTTCGGCGCGCTCGGCACCGAGGTATCGATCGTCGGGCGAAGCGATCAGCTCGTCCCGCGGGAAGACGACGACGTGAGCGCGGTCGTCACGGACTCGCTCGAGCGCTACTGCGATCTTTATACGGGCTTCGAGGCGACGGCCGTCTCGAGTCGAAACGGGGGCGTCTCCGTAACCGTCGAGCCGACGGAAAATAGGGATAACGGGGACACAACGGAAGAACTCGAGGCCGACGGCCTCCTCGTCGCGGCCGGGAGACGACCGAACGCGGACACGCTCGACCTCGAGGAGACGGGCCTCGAGACGGCCGACGACGGCTCGGTTCCAGTCGACGAGACCCTCGAGACCGACGTGGATGGAATCTGGGCGCTCGGCGACGTCACCGGTCAGTTCCCGTTCAAACACATCGCGGACTACGAGGCGGAGATCGTCTCGGCGAACGTGCTGGACGACCAGCAACGGGCGGTCGAGTACACCGGCGTTCCCCACGCGATTTTTACGTCACCGCAGGTCGCGAGCATGGGACACACGGAGTCCGAACTCGCGGCGGCGGATCGGGAGTACGACGCGGCGACGGTCCCCTACGGTACCGCACCGATGGGGATGGTCCTCGAGGCCGACGACGGGTTCGTCAAGGTGCTGGCGGCCCCCGACGGGGAGATACTGGGCTGTCACATCGTCGGTCCGCAGGCCTCGACGCTGATCCACGAGGTCGCCGTCGCCGTCCAGCGCGGCGACGGAACGGTGGCCGATATCGCCGAGACGGTCCACGTCCACCCGGCGTTGAACGAGGTCGTACTCGCGGCGTTCGACGAGGTCGCCTCGAGGCCCTACTCGACGACGCCGGACTGGCGGGACGTGAGCGGGCTCTAG
- a CDS encoding type II toxin-antitoxin system HicB family antitoxin: MTSDARDAGDLADDESITVTVENELYIAEDTETGVSSQGQTEEAALENLAATLETYHEGSQDDDGGDWL, from the coding sequence ATGACCAGTGACGCGCGCGACGCGGGCGACCTCGCGGACGACGAGTCGATCACCGTGACCGTCGAGAACGAACTCTACATCGCAGAAGACACAGAAACTGGCGTCTCGAGCCAGGGGCAGACCGAAGAAGCCGCCCTCGAGAATCTCGCGGCCACGCTCGAGACCTACCACGAGGGCTCGCAGGACGACGACGGCGGCGACTGGCTCTAA
- a CDS encoding signal recognition particle protein Srp54: MVLDDLGSSLRGTLDKLRGKSRISEEDVEEIVKEIQRSLLSADVDVSLVMELSDNIERRALEEEPPAGTPARDFVLRIVYEELVDLIGESTDLPLEEQTILLAGLQGSGKTTSAAKMAWWFSTKGLRPAVIQTDTFRPGAFEQAEQMSERAEVEFYGDPDGEDPVQIAREGLEATSDADVHIVDTAGRHALEDDLIAEIEQIEGVVEPDRSLLVLDAAIGQGAKDQAQQFDESIGIDGVVITKLDGTAKGGGALTAVDQTDSSIAFLGTGEEVQDVERFEPDGFISRLLGMGDLGQLAERVERAMAQTEDEEEDWDPEDMLQGSFTLNDMQKQMQAMNNMGPLDQVMDMIPGFGGGIKDQLPDDAMDVTQERMRTFEVIMDSMTDAEKEYPKAIGANQVKRIARGSGTDEQQVRELLEQFKMMERTIKQFQGMGSEKEMQRMMQQMQQGGGGGGGGMGGMGPFG, translated from the coding sequence ATGGTACTCGACGATCTCGGGAGTTCCCTTCGGGGCACCCTCGATAAACTCCGCGGGAAGTCACGGATCAGCGAAGAGGACGTCGAGGAGATCGTCAAGGAGATCCAGCGATCGCTGCTCTCTGCCGACGTCGACGTCTCGCTCGTCATGGAGCTGTCGGACAACATCGAACGGCGGGCGCTCGAGGAAGAGCCGCCCGCCGGAACGCCGGCGCGCGATTTCGTCCTCCGCATCGTCTACGAAGAACTGGTCGACCTCATCGGCGAGTCGACCGACCTCCCGCTCGAGGAGCAGACGATCCTGCTCGCGGGACTGCAGGGGTCGGGGAAAACGACCTCCGCGGCGAAGATGGCGTGGTGGTTCTCGACGAAGGGACTCCGCCCGGCCGTCATCCAGACGGACACCTTCCGGCCCGGCGCGTTCGAACAGGCCGAGCAGATGAGCGAGCGCGCGGAGGTCGAGTTCTACGGCGACCCCGACGGCGAGGACCCCGTCCAGATCGCCCGCGAGGGGCTCGAGGCGACCAGTGACGCGGATGTCCATATCGTGGACACGGCGGGTCGCCACGCGCTCGAGGACGACCTGATCGCCGAAATCGAGCAGATCGAAGGCGTCGTCGAGCCGGATCGGTCCCTGCTCGTCCTCGACGCGGCGATCGGTCAGGGCGCGAAAGATCAGGCCCAGCAGTTCGACGAGTCGATCGGCATCGACGGCGTCGTCATCACGAAACTCGACGGGACGGCGAAGGGTGGCGGGGCGCTGACGGCGGTCGATCAGACCGATTCCTCGATCGCGTTCCTCGGAACCGGCGAGGAGGTACAGGACGTCGAACGGTTCGAACCCGACGGCTTCATCTCGCGACTGCTCGGAATGGGCGACCTCGGCCAGCTCGCCGAACGCGTCGAGCGCGCGATGGCCCAGACCGAAGACGAAGAGGAAGACTGGGATCCAGAAGACATGCTGCAGGGCTCGTTCACCCTGAACGACATGCAAAAGCAGATGCAGGCGATGAACAACATGGGGCCGCTAGATCAGGTTATGGACATGATCCCCGGCTTCGGCGGCGGGATCAAAGACCAGCTCCCCGACGACGCGATGGACGTCACCCAAGAGCGGATGCGGACCTTCGAAGTCATCATGGATTCGATGACCGACGCCGAAAAGGAGTACCCGAAGGCCATCGGTGCGAATCAGGTAAAGCGGATCGCCCGCGGCTCGGGCACGGACGAACAGCAGGTCCGAGAGCTCTTAGAGCAGTTCAAGATGATGGAGCGGACGATCAAGCAGTTCCAGGGCATGGGTTCAGAAAAGGAGATGCAGCGGATGATGCAACAGATGCAACAGGGCGGTGGCGGCGGAGGCGGCGGCATGGGCGGGATGGGGCCGTTCGGATAA
- a CDS encoding RNA-binding domain-containing protein codes for MSAAQTDIYRVDIEITAPVYDTEVTARVADAVTNVFPNADLAESLGEIRGEAHSMEQFSELLHRQEILDTARGEFFSSREGQTFSFALKKQAAFENRVNFSVGEPDELGEIAVRVRVDEPTLEEYVDHVAPPTEDGRPVDA; via the coding sequence ATGAGCGCAGCGCAAACCGACATCTACCGCGTCGACATCGAGATCACGGCACCGGTGTACGACACCGAGGTCACCGCTCGAGTCGCCGACGCCGTGACGAACGTCTTTCCGAACGCCGACTTAGCGGAGAGCCTCGGCGAGATCAGGGGAGAAGCACACTCGATGGAGCAGTTTTCGGAGTTGCTTCATCGCCAGGAAATCCTCGACACCGCCCGCGGCGAGTTCTTCTCGAGCCGGGAGGGACAGACCTTCAGCTTCGCGCTGAAAAAACAGGCGGCGTTCGAAAACCGGGTGAACTTCTCCGTCGGCGAACCCGACGAACTCGGCGAAATCGCGGTCCGGGTTCGCGTCGACGAACCGACGCTCGAGGAGTACGTCGATCACGTCGCGCCGCCGACCGAGGACGGACGGCCGGTTGACGCCTGA
- a CDS encoding AAA family ATPase — protein MHVIGTVGLPGSGKGEAATVAREEGIPVVTMGDVVRQETADRGLDPAKDHGTVAQALREENGPAAIAERSLPMIEDRLERHDAVLVDGIRSGVEVDAFEERFGSDFTLVSIEAPFDLREERIDARGRDASEDDGGEGLAARDERERGFGMDDAMERADVVVDNTETLEAFHDRIRTIIRDGEQRVHNS, from the coding sequence ATGCACGTCATCGGAACGGTGGGGTTGCCCGGCAGCGGCAAGGGCGAGGCAGCCACCGTCGCACGCGAAGAGGGAATTCCTGTCGTGACGATGGGCGACGTCGTCCGTCAGGAGACCGCCGACCGCGGACTCGACCCCGCGAAAGACCACGGCACCGTCGCGCAAGCGCTTCGCGAGGAAAACGGCCCAGCGGCGATTGCCGAGCGGTCGCTGCCGATGATCGAGGACCGCCTCGAGCGCCACGACGCCGTCCTCGTCGACGGCATCCGGTCGGGCGTCGAAGTCGACGCGTTCGAAGAACGATTCGGGTCGGACTTCACGCTCGTCAGTATCGAAGCGCCGTTCGACCTCCGCGAAGAGCGAATCGACGCGCGCGGTCGGGACGCAAGCGAGGACGACGGCGGCGAAGGCCTCGCGGCGCGCGACGAGCGCGAGCGCGGCTTCGGCATGGACGACGCGATGGAACGAGCGGACGTCGTCGTCGACAACACCGAGACGCTCGAGGCGTTTCACGACCGGATCCGAACCATCATTCGAGACGGCGAACAACGGGTACACAATTCATGA
- a CDS encoding YccF domain-containing protein produces MSQHSFFVRALWFVCIGWWLTPIVVNLAWALNVTVILAPIGIKLTNLVPTVLTLQESRSFTEPDLARGQHSLLARALYFVFVGWWLSFLWANLAVIFAITIIGLPVAVWLVNRLPFVTSLYRFHG; encoded by the coding sequence GTGTCTCAGCACTCGTTTTTCGTCCGGGCGCTCTGGTTCGTCTGCATCGGTTGGTGGCTCACGCCGATCGTGGTCAATCTGGCCTGGGCGCTCAACGTGACCGTCATCCTTGCACCGATCGGAATCAAACTCACCAATCTCGTCCCGACCGTGTTGACGCTACAGGAGTCGCGTTCGTTCACCGAACCGGATCTCGCCCGGGGTCAGCACTCGCTGCTCGCTCGAGCGCTGTACTTCGTCTTCGTGGGCTGGTGGCTGAGCTTCCTCTGGGCGAACCTCGCTGTCATCTTCGCGATTACCATTATCGGCTTACCGGTCGCAGTCTGGCTGGTTAACCGACTGCCGTTCGTCACCTCGTTGTATCGCTTCCACGGCTGA
- a CDS encoding type IV pilin — MDLNALSLERAESSNDRAVSPVIGIVLMVGITVIMAAIIGGLVMGMIPDQTSQPTVNLEFQEHNETVTIAHGGGDDFDAAGVTITGSGMTEELSATADDDSGGIESNSWDNSTSTGDSITLAEDSDGGLDADGGEIQVVWNANDRSTILDRFEYSGTD; from the coding sequence ATGGATCTGAACGCACTTTCACTCGAGCGAGCGGAATCGTCGAACGATCGCGCAGTAAGTCCCGTCATCGGCATCGTCCTCATGGTCGGGATCACCGTGATCATGGCTGCTATTATCGGGGGACTCGTCATGGGCATGATCCCCGACCAGACGTCACAGCCGACGGTTAACCTCGAGTTTCAAGAACACAACGAGACGGTGACAATCGCCCACGGTGGTGGTGACGACTTCGATGCCGCGGGGGTGACGATCACCGGCAGCGGGATGACCGAGGAACTGTCCGCGACGGCGGACGACGACAGCGGCGGCATCGAGAGCAATTCGTGGGATAATTCGACCTCGACCGGCGATTCGATTACGCTCGCCGAGGATTCGGACGGTGGTCTCGATGCGGACGGCGGCGAGATTCAGGTCGTCTGGAACGCCAACGACCGGAGCACGATCCTGGATCGGTTCGAATATAGCGGGACAGACTGA
- a CDS encoding SDR family oxidoreductase encodes MSSMLTDRVAVITGASSGNGRAMARRFATEGADIVIADIQEEPREGGEPTHELIDSETDASATYVECDVTSRSELEDAVDAAEEYGGVDVMVNNAGIFHEDEFLEVDEETYDRMMDINVKGTFFGAQAAAKRMVDADGGSIINLSSVAGLEGSADYITYCGTKGAIRLLTYAMASNLGPDGIRVNAIHPGLIETTMTTEDVEIMGTDAEEGFVQAIPSRRAGQPEDVADAALYLASDLSDYVTGESLIVDGGMTNTQ; translated from the coding sequence ATGTCATCAATGCTCACAGACCGCGTTGCGGTAATCACCGGCGCCTCGAGTGGAAACGGGCGAGCGATGGCCCGGCGGTTCGCGACCGAGGGGGCCGATATCGTAATCGCCGATATTCAGGAAGAACCGCGGGAGGGCGGCGAACCCACCCACGAACTGATCGACTCCGAAACGGACGCCAGTGCGACCTACGTCGAGTGCGATGTCACGAGTCGATCGGAACTCGAGGACGCCGTCGACGCCGCCGAGGAGTACGGCGGGGTGGATGTGATGGTGAACAACGCAGGGATTTTCCACGAGGACGAGTTCCTCGAGGTCGACGAGGAAACCTACGATCGGATGATGGACATCAACGTCAAGGGGACCTTCTTCGGGGCGCAGGCCGCGGCCAAACGGATGGTCGACGCCGACGGCGGCTCGATCATCAACCTCTCGTCGGTCGCGGGACTCGAGGGGTCGGCCGATTACATCACCTACTGTGGGACCAAGGGGGCGATTCGACTGTTGACCTACGCGATGGCGTCGAATCTCGGCCCGGACGGCATCCGCGTGAACGCGATTCATCCCGGACTGATCGAGACGACGATGACGACGGAGGACGTCGAGATCATGGGGACCGACGCCGAGGAGGGATTCGTTCAGGCGATTCCCTCGAGGCGTGCGGGCCAGCCCGAAGACGTCGCCGACGCCGCGTTGTACCTCGCGAGCGACCTGTCGGATTACGTCACCGGCGAGTCACTGATCGTCGATGGCGGGATGACGAACACGCAGTAA
- a CDS encoding aminopeptidase, with amino-acid sequence MDPRIREHAEIIANHSVDMEAGDNVVIDAHPVAEDLVVALHEVIGDIGANPVATSQRTGTRNRRAYLKAAGADLADDEFETPEHERALIENTDVYIAIRASDNVTQTSDVDPEVSAAYRQAQRPILEERLSKRWCLTQYPAPANAQLAEMSTEAYENYVWDAVNKDWEGVREHQQQMVEILDPADEVRIVSGDTTDVTMSVEDNPTINDYGENNLPGGEVFTAPVPDSVEGEVLFDMPLYHQGREITDAYLEFEDGEVVSHSAEKNEETLTEVLETDDGARRLGELGIGMNRDIDQFTYNMLFDEKMGDTVHMAVGRAYDDTVGEDNEQNDSAVHVDMIVDMSEDSFIEVDGEVVQRNGTFRFEDGFEESEV; translated from the coding sequence ATGGACCCACGCATTCGCGAACACGCCGAAATCATCGCCAACCACTCCGTCGACATGGAGGCGGGCGACAACGTCGTCATCGACGCTCATCCCGTCGCCGAAGACCTCGTCGTCGCCCTGCACGAGGTGATCGGCGACATCGGCGCGAACCCCGTCGCGACGAGCCAACGAACCGGCACCCGAAACCGTCGCGCGTATCTGAAAGCCGCGGGAGCCGACCTCGCAGACGACGAGTTCGAAACCCCCGAACACGAACGGGCGCTCATCGAGAACACGGACGTCTACATCGCGATCCGAGCCAGCGACAACGTTACGCAGACGAGCGACGTCGATCCGGAGGTCAGCGCCGCCTACCGGCAGGCCCAGCGCCCGATCCTCGAGGAGCGACTCTCGAAGCGCTGGTGTCTCACCCAGTATCCCGCGCCCGCGAACGCCCAACTCGCAGAGATGAGCACCGAAGCCTACGAGAACTACGTCTGGGACGCCGTCAACAAGGATTGGGAGGGAGTTCGCGAACACCAACAACAGATGGTCGAAATCCTCGACCCCGCCGACGAGGTTCGTATCGTAAGCGGCGACACCACCGATGTGACCATGTCGGTCGAGGATAATCCGACGATCAACGACTACGGCGAGAACAACCTACCCGGCGGCGAAGTCTTCACCGCGCCCGTCCCCGACAGCGTCGAGGGAGAGGTGCTGTTCGACATGCCGCTGTACCACCAGGGCCGAGAGATCACGGACGCGTATCTCGAGTTCGAGGACGGCGAGGTCGTCTCCCACTCGGCCGAAAAGAACGAAGAGACGCTGACCGAAGTGCTCGAGACCGACGACGGCGCTCGACGCCTCGGCGAACTGGGCATTGGGATGAACCGCGATATCGACCAGTTCACCTACAACATGCTATTCGACGAGAAGATGGGCGACACCGTCCACATGGCGGTCGGCCGAGCCTACGACGACACCGTCGGCGAGGACAACGAACAGAACGATTCCGCGGTCCACGTCGATATGATCGTGGATATGAGCGAGGATTCGTTCATCGAAGTCGACGGCGAGGTCGTCCAGCGCAACGGGACGTTTCGCTTTGAGGACGGGTTCGAGGAGAGCGAGGTCTGA
- a CDS encoding DUF7859 family protein, with protein MLDLLPDDPVIIVVVVILLSLIFFSYMLVRRTILEFREGMDGDR; from the coding sequence ATGCTGGACCTGCTCCCCGACGACCCGGTCATCATCGTGGTGGTCGTGATACTGCTGTCGCTGATCTTCTTCTCGTACATGCTGGTTCGTCGGACCATCCTCGAGTTCCGAGAGGGGATGGACGGCGATCGGTAA
- a CDS encoding metallophosphoesterase — translation MIAICSDTHSTGGHQLEGAPLEAVRDASAVLHVGDFTSTTALEAFQSECDRLYAVHGNADSVAVRDRLPTARTVEHDGLRIAMTHRRDGGETGLAMFGRSRDAEIVVSGHTHQPTVVETDDVLLLNPGSHADPRGNTPGFATIEVESDAFEGRLLATDGTVLETFGGQL, via the coding sequence ATGATCGCGATTTGCTCCGATACGCACAGCACCGGCGGCCACCAACTCGAGGGCGCACCGCTCGAGGCGGTTCGAGACGCGTCGGCGGTCCTCCACGTCGGCGATTTTACGAGTACAACGGCGCTCGAGGCGTTCCAGTCCGAGTGCGATCGGCTCTACGCGGTTCACGGCAACGCCGATTCGGTCGCGGTCCGGGATCGGCTTCCGACGGCACGAACCGTCGAGCACGACGGCCTCCGCATCGCCATGACCCACCGGCGGGACGGTGGCGAAACGGGGCTGGCGATGTTCGGTCGATCGCGAGACGCGGAGATCGTCGTCTCAGGACACACCCACCAGCCGACTGTCGTCGAGACGGACGACGTACTGCTGCTCAATCCCGGCAGCCACGCCGATCCGCGCGGAAACACGCCCGGCTTTGCGACGATAGAAGTCGAGTCCGACGCGTTCGAGGGACGGCTACTCGCGACCGACGGCACCGTCCTCGAGACCTTCGGCGGCCAGTTGTAA